In Phoenix dactylifera cultivar Barhee BC4 chromosome 11, palm_55x_up_171113_PBpolish2nd_filt_p, whole genome shotgun sequence, the following are encoded in one genomic region:
- the LOC103709359 gene encoding S-type anion channel SLAH1-like, whose protein sequence is MEAGERHLPITNSSIPTRTLTTCANIVAIRKALSWLSTLTRFHAGYFRISLSLCGQALLWKILREPSTDAHALRPIIHILPSAAFFVLWSLALFSLVALCLLYIMRCLFRMENFKAELSHHVGMNYLFAPWISWLLLLDSTPFLHPKTTSYLVLWWVFSVPIVVLDVKIYGQWFTNGKKLLSMAANPTSQMSVIGNLVGARVAARMGWRESAMCMFSLGLVHYLVLFVTLYQRFVGNDSLPALLRPVFFLFFAAPSMASLAWDSISGTFDITSKMLFFLSLFLFASLVSRPALFRRSMRRFNVAWWAYSFPLTVLALAATEYAQEVKGIISNALMLVLSLLSALVTLVLVAFTFLKTGDLLPHDEPFAPSPSGSVRTN, encoded by the exons ATGGAGGCAGGAGAGCGCCATCTCCCCATCACTAACTCTTCCATCCCCACACGAACACTAACCACATGCGCAAATATAGTTGCCATTCGCAAAGCCCTTTCTTGGCTCTCCACCCTGACCAGATTCCATGCCGGATACTTCCGCATTAGCCTCTCTCTCTGCGGCCAGGCCCTGCTATGGAAGATTCTCAGAGAGCCCAGCACCGACGCCCACGCCCTCCGCCCTATCATCCACATTTTGCCCTCGGCCGCCTTCTTCGTCCTCTGGTCCCTTGCTCTTTTCTCTCTCGTCGCACTCTGCCTGCTATACATCATGCGCTGCCTCTTTCGGATGGAAAACTTCAAGGCTGAGCTCTCCCACCATGTCGGCATGAACTACCTCTTTGCACCGTGGATCTCATGGCTCCTCCTCCTGGACTCCACTCCCTTCCTCCACCCCAAGACCACCAGCTACCTTGTCCTCTGGTGGGTGTTCTCGGTCCCCATCGTCGTGCTCGATGTCAAGATCTATGGGCAGTGGTTCACCAACGGGAAGAAGCTGTTGTCGATGGCGGCCAATCCCACGAGCCAGATGTCCGTGATCGGGAACCTGGTAGGGGCGAGGGTGGCGGCCAGGATGGGGTGGCGGGAGAGCGCCATGTGCATGTTTTCACTTGGGTTGGTGCACTACCTCGTGCTCTTCGTCACGCTCTACCAGAGGTTCGTGGGGAATGACAGCCTCCCGGCGTTGCTCCGCCCGgtattcttcctcttcttcgcgGCACCAAGCATGGCTAGCTTGGCCTGGGATTCCATCTCTGGCACCTTCGACATTACCTCCAAGatgctcttcttcctctccctcttcctcttcgcTTCGTTG GTGTCGAGGCCAGCGCTGTTCAGGAGATCGATGAGGCGGTTCAACGTTGCATGGTGGGCGTACTCCTTCCCGCTGACCGTCCTGGCCCTGGCGGCCACCGAATATGCCCAAGAGGTGAAGGGGATCATCTCCAATGCTCTCATGCTCGtcctctcccttctctctgCGCTTGTCACCCTGGTCCTCGTCGCCTTCACATTTCTCAAAACCGGCGATCTCCTGCCCCATGACGAGCCCTTCGCTCCGTCACCCTCTGGCTCTGTACGTACCAACTAA
- the LOC103709306 gene encoding bifunctional nuclease 2-like: MGILEGPVICRPAVHLAKQARVSAPVINTLFTKTRHLRSGFWGSKTRCRSIIRAAALSIQPCERKGWPVHCSFSSSSDGDGSMAGNFNENDEDYVNSSVIEAVEVRSGLDGFMIKMRDGTHLRCVHNNPQGGSLPDYAPHPAIVLKTEDGSDLLLPIIVLEMPSVLLMVAVRNVHIARPTIYDVVKEMIKKMGYVVELVRVTKRVNEAYFARLYLAKVGNEKESISFDLRPSDAINMAVRCKVPVQVNRHLAYNDGMRVVEPTKLAVQASLSEGMLFTELDRPDGQPCLETVEFGLVRNMLIAAVEERYRDAAQWRDKLFRLRSKRKNWT, translated from the exons ATGGGAATTCTGGAGGGACCGGTTATTTGCCGTCCTGCTGTTCATCTTGCTAAGCAAGCAAGAGTTTCTGCTCCCGTAATTAACACTTTATTCACAAAGACTAGGCATCTTAGAAGTGGATTTTGGGGTTCTAAAACTAGATGCAGAAGTATAATTAGAGCTGCTGCCCTTTCCATTCAACCTTGTGAAAGGAAAGGTTGGCCCGTTCATTGTAGTTTCAGTTCATCTTCTGATGGTGATGGCAGCATGGCTGGAAACTTCAATGAGAATGATGAAGATTATGTGAACTCCAGTGTGATTGAAGCAG TTGAGGTGAGAAGTGGATTGGATGGATTCATGATAAAGATGCGTGATGGTACACATTTGAGATGTGTTCACAATAACCCTCAAGGAGGAAGCTTGCCAGACTATGCTCCGCATCCTGCTATTGTACTAAAGACGGAAGATGGAAGTGATCTTCTGCTTCCTATCATTGTCT TGGAGATGCCAAGTGTGTTGTTAATGGTTGCAGTTCGGAATGTTCATATT GCTAGGCCAACTATATATGACGTAGTGAAAGAGATGATTAAAAAGATGGGATATGTG GTAGAACTTGTTCGAGTCACCAAAAGAGTGAACGAGGCATACTTTGCTCGGTTGTACCTTGCAAAG GTTGGGAATGAAAAAGAGAGCATCAGCTTTGATCTTCGACCTTCAGATGCCATTAATATGGCTGTGCGGTGCAAG GTGCCTGTACAAGTCAATAGACATCTTGCATACAATGATGGGATGCGAGTGGTTGAACCGACTAAGCTGGCAGTGCAGGCTTCTCTGTCAGAGGGAATGCTATTCACAGAACTTGACAG GCCTGATGGTCAGCCTTGCTTGGAAACAGTGGAGTTTGGTTTGGTGCGTAACATGTTGATTGCTGCTGTTGAGGAAAGATACAGAGATGCTG CTCAATGGAGGGACAAGCTTTTTCGGCTGCGGTCCAAGAGAAAGAACTGGACATGA